The Pseudoalteromonas rubra region AATCGGCCAAAGTCACCGAGTTCTTTTCTTTTTATTGCCCGCATTGCTTCCAGTTCGAACCGGTTGCCAAAGCGTTGGAGAAAAGCCTGCCACAAGGTGCTGTGTTTGAAAAAAGCCACGTTAATTTCCTGGGTGGTCTGGCACCAGAAGTACAGAGCAACCTGAGTTATGCCTACATCATTGCAAAACATCATGGTAAAGCACAGCAGGTGAGCGATCAGATCTTCAACACCATTCATGTGCAGCAAGTGCAACTAAAAGACTTGAAAGATGTCAAAAAGCTACTAGAAGCGAATGGGATCAGTGCTGAGCAGTTCGATGCTGCTATGGCAAGCATGCCAGTGATCAGTGCTGAGAAAGCGATGGTTGAGAAGCAAGATGCATTTAGTAAAGCAGGTGCCTTAACGGGCGTCCCCACTTTTGTTGTGAACGACAAATATAAGATTAACCTGAGAGAACTGAGCAGCCAGGCTGAACTTGATGCTCTGGTTAAACACCTATTAGAAAAATAAGGGAAGCAGACTATGTTTAAATCCATTTGCGCCGCTGCACTGGCGCTGTTCCTACCTTTAATGGCCAATGCTGCTAACTTCCAGGAAGGCAAGCATTATGAAGTGG contains the following coding sequences:
- a CDS encoding thiol:disulfide interchange protein DsbA/DsbL; the encoded protein is MLKSIKVALIALCMPVLAMAADFTDGKHYQTLTTTKSESAKVTEFFSFYCPHCFQFEPVAKALEKSLPQGAVFEKSHVNFLGGLAPEVQSNLSYAYIIAKHHGKAQQVSDQIFNTIHVQQVQLKDLKDVKKLLEANGISAEQFDAAMASMPVISAEKAMVEKQDAFSKAGALTGVPTFVVNDKYKINLRELSSQAELDALVKHLLEK